A genome region from Pygocentrus nattereri isolate fPygNat1 chromosome 6, fPygNat1.pri, whole genome shotgun sequence includes the following:
- the tmtc4 gene encoding protein O-mannosyl-transferase TMTC4 isoform X3, with protein sequence MVHSEPYWDHHVPLPKLGSVHSRLFVALVALVCFINSYDGDFVFDDSEAIINNKDLNPATPLNNIWKNDFWGSNLSSNSSHKSYRPLTVLTFRLNYLLAGGLHPVGFHMLNIGLHCIISALMIDVFAILIGGLACDEKATRLAHVPKASLLAALFFAVHPVHTESVAGIVGRADLLCALFFQLSFLSYCRAFQGGDKSDSFSVSWIVISLLLCAVAMLCKEQGITVLGVNAAFDILMICNLNIYELTHRLLVRRKAVGDGEWIRKGLLVRLALLLFGGSLLLYARWRIMGTGPPAFTEVDNPASFAENVFLRIVNYNYYYSLNAWLLLCPWWLCFDWSMGCVPLIKSASDWRIVWLLLLWACLIGLIRQALCSPDSSKRRTLTFGLVLLVIPFIPASNLFFRVGFVIAERVLYLSTAGFCLILAYAVAYCCCCWRRHKKLLQAAMLALLGMNVVRCALRSQQWRTEQSLFTSALSVCPLNAKVHYNVGKNLADRGNQSAAIRYYREAVRPDFAAAWMNLGIVQNSLKKFEEAEQSYWNAIKFRKKYPDCYYNLGRLYADLNRHVDALNAWRNATMLKPDHSLAWNNMVILLDNTASLPLPCGECPRFPDRNSLSRHFSQPGNLAQAELIGKEALKILPKDHTIMFSLANVLGKQQKYKESEGFFLNALKINPNAASCHGNLAVLYHRWGKLDFAKKHYELSLKLDPSAPGTNENYNMLKRKLEQRQKTAG encoded by the exons ATGGTACATTCTGAACCTTACTGGGACCACCACGTCCCCTTGCCAAAGCTTGGATCAGTTCATTCACGCCTGTTTGTGGCCTTGGTTGCCCTAGTCTGTTTCATAAACAGCTATGATGGGGACTTTGTCTTTGATGATTCAGAAGCTATTATCAATAACAAG GATCTAAACCCAGCTACCCCTCTAAATAACATCTGGAAAAATGACTTCTGGGGAAGCAACTTGAGCAGCAACTCCAGCCACAAATCCTACAGGCCGCTGACTGTTCTCACCTTTAG GCTAAACTACCTCTTGGCTGGTGGATTGCACCCAGTGGGCTTCCACATGCTGAACATTGGCCTCCACTGTATTATCTCTGCGTTAATGATTGATGTCTTTGCAATATTAATTGGTGGCCTGGCCTGTGACGAGAAAGCTACGAGACTTGCCCACGTTCCGAAGGCTTCCCTCCTAGCCGCGCTCTTCTTCGCTGTGCACCCAGTTCATACAGAAAGC GTGGCTGGAATTGTGGGCAGAGCAGACCTCTTGTGTGCCCTCTTTTTCCAGTTGTCTTTCCTTTCATATTGCAGAGCATTTCAAG GTGGTGATAAGAGTGACAGTTTCTCAGTGTCATGGATAGTGATCAGCCTTCTGCTGTGTGCTGTAGCCATGCTGTGTAAGGAGCAAGGCATCACAGTTTTG GGAGTGAACGCTGCATTTGATATCCTCATGATCTGCAATCTGAATATCTATGAGTTGACACACAGGCTGCTAGTCAGGAGAAAGGCTGTAGGT GATGGCGAATGGATCAGGAAAGGGCTTCTTGTACGGTTGGCTCTCCTGCTTTTTGGTGGGTCTTTGCTTTTGTATGCAAGGTGGAGGATCATGGGTACAGGGCCGCCAGCCTTTACCGAGGTAGACAATCCAGCCTCCtttgctgaaaatgtttttcttagG ATTGTGAACTATAATTACTACTACTCCTTGAATGCATGGCTGCTGCTGTGTCCCTGGTGGCTGTGTTTTGATTGGTCAATGGGCTGTGTACCTCTTATTAAATCAGCCAGTGACTGGAGAATTgtctggctgctgctgctgtgggcCTGCTTGATTGGCTTGATAAGGCAAGCTCTGTGCTCCCCAGACAGCAGTAAAAGAAG GACTCTGACGTTTGGTCTTGTGCTGCTGGTCATCCCCTTCATTCCAGCCAGTAACCTGTTCTTTCGAGTGGGCTTTGTAATAGCCGAGCGGGTGCTGTACCTCTCCACAGCAGGTTTCTGCCTCATCCTGGCCTATGCTGTGGCCtactgctgttgctgctggagGAGACACAAG AAGCTGCTGCAGGCGGCCATGTTGGCCCTGTTGGGCATGAACGTGGTCCGCTGCGCCCTGCGCAGTCAGCAGTGGAGGACTGAGCAGAGCCTGTTTACCAGCGCCTTGTCTGTCTGCCCACTCAATGCCAAG GTTCATTATAATGTTGGCAAAAACCTTGCTGACCGAGGCAACCAGAGTGCTGCAATCAGGTACTACAGAGAGGCTGTGAG GCCTGATTTTGCTGCTGCTTGGATGAATCTGGGTATTGTGCAAAACAGCCTGAAAAAGTTTGAAGAGGCAGAGCAAAGCTACTGGAATGCTATTAAATTCAGGAAGAAGTATCCAGATTGCTACTACAATTTGGGTCGACTG TATGCAGATCTGAATCGTCATGTAGATGCTCTGAATGCTTGGAGGAATGCCACCATGTTGAAGCCTGATCACAGCCTGGCATGGAATAACATGGTTATACTGTTGGACAACACTG CCAGTCTTCCCCTGCCGTGTGGAGAATGCCCCCGATTCCCAGACAGAAACTCTTTAAGCAGACACTTCTCCCAGCCAG GCAACCTGGCTCAAGCAGAGTTAATAGGAAAAGAGGCTTTGAAGATATTACCTAAAGACCACACAATTATGTTCTCCTTGGCCAATGTGCTGGGAAAGCAGCAGAAATACAAG GAGTCGGAAGGTTTTTTTCTAAATGCACTGAAGATCAACCCCAATGCTGCCAGTTGCCATGGCAATCTTG CTGTGCTGTACCATCGCTGGGGGAAGCTGGACTTTGCTAAGAAGCATTATGAACTCTCTTTAAAACTGGACCCCAGCGCTCCAGGGACCAATGAAAACTACAACATGCTGAAACGCAAGCTTGAGCAGCGGCAAAAAACAGCTGGTTAA
- the tmtc4 gene encoding protein O-mannosyl-transferase TMTC4 isoform X1, whose protein sequence is MVHSEPYWDHHVPLPKLGSVHSRLFVALVALVCFINSYDGDFVFDDSEAIINNKDLNPATPLNNIWKNDFWGSNLSSNSSHKSYRPLTVLTFRLNYLLAGGLHPVGFHMLNIGLHCIISALMIDVFAILIGGLACDEKATRLAHVPKASLLAALFFAVHPVHTESVAGIVGRADLLCALFFQLSFLSYCRAFQGGDKSDSFSVSWIVISLLLCAVAMLCKEQGITVLGVNAAFDILMICNLNIYELTHRLLVRRKAVGDGEWIRKGLLVRLALLLFGGSLLLYARWRIMGTGPPAFTEVDNPASFAENVFLRIVNYNYYYSLNAWLLLCPWWLCFDWSMGCVPLIKSASDWRIVWLLLLWACLIGLIRQALCSPDSSKRRTLTFGLVLLVIPFIPASNLFFRVGFVIAERVLYLSTAGFCLILAYAVAYCCCCWRRHKKLLQAAMLALLGMNVVRCALRSQQWRTEQSLFTSALSVCPLNAKVHYNVGKNLADRGNQSAAIRYYREAVRLHPKYVHAMNNLGNILKERNELQEAEELLSTAVYIQPDFAAAWMNLGIVQNSLKKFEEAEQSYWNAIKFRKKYPDCYYNLGRLYADLNRHVDALNAWRNATMLKPDHSLAWNNMVILLDNTASLPLPCGECPRFPDRNSLSRHFSQPGNLAQAELIGKEALKILPKDHTIMFSLANVLGKQQKYKESEGFFLNALKINPNAASCHGNLAVLYHRWGKLDFAKKHYELSLKLDPSAPGTNENYNMLKRKLEQRQKTAG, encoded by the exons ATGGTACATTCTGAACCTTACTGGGACCACCACGTCCCCTTGCCAAAGCTTGGATCAGTTCATTCACGCCTGTTTGTGGCCTTGGTTGCCCTAGTCTGTTTCATAAACAGCTATGATGGGGACTTTGTCTTTGATGATTCAGAAGCTATTATCAATAACAAG GATCTAAACCCAGCTACCCCTCTAAATAACATCTGGAAAAATGACTTCTGGGGAAGCAACTTGAGCAGCAACTCCAGCCACAAATCCTACAGGCCGCTGACTGTTCTCACCTTTAG GCTAAACTACCTCTTGGCTGGTGGATTGCACCCAGTGGGCTTCCACATGCTGAACATTGGCCTCCACTGTATTATCTCTGCGTTAATGATTGATGTCTTTGCAATATTAATTGGTGGCCTGGCCTGTGACGAGAAAGCTACGAGACTTGCCCACGTTCCGAAGGCTTCCCTCCTAGCCGCGCTCTTCTTCGCTGTGCACCCAGTTCATACAGAAAGC GTGGCTGGAATTGTGGGCAGAGCAGACCTCTTGTGTGCCCTCTTTTTCCAGTTGTCTTTCCTTTCATATTGCAGAGCATTTCAAG GTGGTGATAAGAGTGACAGTTTCTCAGTGTCATGGATAGTGATCAGCCTTCTGCTGTGTGCTGTAGCCATGCTGTGTAAGGAGCAAGGCATCACAGTTTTG GGAGTGAACGCTGCATTTGATATCCTCATGATCTGCAATCTGAATATCTATGAGTTGACACACAGGCTGCTAGTCAGGAGAAAGGCTGTAGGT GATGGCGAATGGATCAGGAAAGGGCTTCTTGTACGGTTGGCTCTCCTGCTTTTTGGTGGGTCTTTGCTTTTGTATGCAAGGTGGAGGATCATGGGTACAGGGCCGCCAGCCTTTACCGAGGTAGACAATCCAGCCTCCtttgctgaaaatgtttttcttagG ATTGTGAACTATAATTACTACTACTCCTTGAATGCATGGCTGCTGCTGTGTCCCTGGTGGCTGTGTTTTGATTGGTCAATGGGCTGTGTACCTCTTATTAAATCAGCCAGTGACTGGAGAATTgtctggctgctgctgctgtgggcCTGCTTGATTGGCTTGATAAGGCAAGCTCTGTGCTCCCCAGACAGCAGTAAAAGAAG GACTCTGACGTTTGGTCTTGTGCTGCTGGTCATCCCCTTCATTCCAGCCAGTAACCTGTTCTTTCGAGTGGGCTTTGTAATAGCCGAGCGGGTGCTGTACCTCTCCACAGCAGGTTTCTGCCTCATCCTGGCCTATGCTGTGGCCtactgctgttgctgctggagGAGACACAAG AAGCTGCTGCAGGCGGCCATGTTGGCCCTGTTGGGCATGAACGTGGTCCGCTGCGCCCTGCGCAGTCAGCAGTGGAGGACTGAGCAGAGCCTGTTTACCAGCGCCTTGTCTGTCTGCCCACTCAATGCCAAG GTTCATTATAATGTTGGCAAAAACCTTGCTGACCGAGGCAACCAGAGTGCTGCAATCAGGTACTACAGAGAGGCTGTGAG gTTGCATCCAAAATATGTCCATGCCATGAATAATCTGGGCAACATTTTAAAAGAGAGGAATGAGCTGCAGGAGGCAGAGGAATTACTCTCTACAGCTGTTTATATCCA GCCTGATTTTGCTGCTGCTTGGATGAATCTGGGTATTGTGCAAAACAGCCTGAAAAAGTTTGAAGAGGCAGAGCAAAGCTACTGGAATGCTATTAAATTCAGGAAGAAGTATCCAGATTGCTACTACAATTTGGGTCGACTG TATGCAGATCTGAATCGTCATGTAGATGCTCTGAATGCTTGGAGGAATGCCACCATGTTGAAGCCTGATCACAGCCTGGCATGGAATAACATGGTTATACTGTTGGACAACACTG CCAGTCTTCCCCTGCCGTGTGGAGAATGCCCCCGATTCCCAGACAGAAACTCTTTAAGCAGACACTTCTCCCAGCCAG GCAACCTGGCTCAAGCAGAGTTAATAGGAAAAGAGGCTTTGAAGATATTACCTAAAGACCACACAATTATGTTCTCCTTGGCCAATGTGCTGGGAAAGCAGCAGAAATACAAG GAGTCGGAAGGTTTTTTTCTAAATGCACTGAAGATCAACCCCAATGCTGCCAGTTGCCATGGCAATCTTG CTGTGCTGTACCATCGCTGGGGGAAGCTGGACTTTGCTAAGAAGCATTATGAACTCTCTTTAAAACTGGACCCCAGCGCTCCAGGGACCAATGAAAACTACAACATGCTGAAACGCAAGCTTGAGCAGCGGCAAAAAACAGCTGGTTAA
- the tmtc4 gene encoding protein O-mannosyl-transferase TMTC4 isoform X2 translates to MVHSEPYWDHHVPLPKLGSVHSRLFVALVALVCFINSYDGDFVFDDSEAIINNKDLNPATPLNNIWKNDFWGSNLSSNSSHKSYRPLTVLTFRLNYLLAGGLHPVGFHMLNIGLHCIISALMIDVFAILIGGLACDEKATRLAHVPKASLLAALFFAVHPVHTESVAGIVGRADLLCALFFQLSFLSYCRAFQGGDKSDSFSVSWIVISLLLCAVAMLCKEQGITVLGVNAAFDILMICNLNIYELTHRLLVRRKAVGDGEWIRKGLLVRLALLLFGGSLLLYARWRIMGTGPPAFTEVDNPASFAENVFLRIVNYNYYYSLNAWLLLCPWWLCFDWSMGCVPLIKSASDWRIVWLLLLWACLIGLIRQALCSPDSSKRRTLTFGLVLLVIPFIPASNLFFRVGFVIAERVLYLSTAGFCLILAYAVAYCCCCWRRHKKLLQAAMLALLGMNVVRCALRSQQWRTEQSLFTSALSVCPLNAKVHYNVGKNLADRGNQSAAIRYYREAVRLHPKYVHAMNNLGNILKERNELQEAEELLSTAVYIQPDFAAAWMNLGIVQNSLKKFEEAEQSYWNAIKFRKKYPDCYYNLGRLYADLNRHVDALNAWRNATMLKPDHSLAWNNMVILLDNTGNLAQAELIGKEALKILPKDHTIMFSLANVLGKQQKYKESEGFFLNALKINPNAASCHGNLAVLYHRWGKLDFAKKHYELSLKLDPSAPGTNENYNMLKRKLEQRQKTAG, encoded by the exons ATGGTACATTCTGAACCTTACTGGGACCACCACGTCCCCTTGCCAAAGCTTGGATCAGTTCATTCACGCCTGTTTGTGGCCTTGGTTGCCCTAGTCTGTTTCATAAACAGCTATGATGGGGACTTTGTCTTTGATGATTCAGAAGCTATTATCAATAACAAG GATCTAAACCCAGCTACCCCTCTAAATAACATCTGGAAAAATGACTTCTGGGGAAGCAACTTGAGCAGCAACTCCAGCCACAAATCCTACAGGCCGCTGACTGTTCTCACCTTTAG GCTAAACTACCTCTTGGCTGGTGGATTGCACCCAGTGGGCTTCCACATGCTGAACATTGGCCTCCACTGTATTATCTCTGCGTTAATGATTGATGTCTTTGCAATATTAATTGGTGGCCTGGCCTGTGACGAGAAAGCTACGAGACTTGCCCACGTTCCGAAGGCTTCCCTCCTAGCCGCGCTCTTCTTCGCTGTGCACCCAGTTCATACAGAAAGC GTGGCTGGAATTGTGGGCAGAGCAGACCTCTTGTGTGCCCTCTTTTTCCAGTTGTCTTTCCTTTCATATTGCAGAGCATTTCAAG GTGGTGATAAGAGTGACAGTTTCTCAGTGTCATGGATAGTGATCAGCCTTCTGCTGTGTGCTGTAGCCATGCTGTGTAAGGAGCAAGGCATCACAGTTTTG GGAGTGAACGCTGCATTTGATATCCTCATGATCTGCAATCTGAATATCTATGAGTTGACACACAGGCTGCTAGTCAGGAGAAAGGCTGTAGGT GATGGCGAATGGATCAGGAAAGGGCTTCTTGTACGGTTGGCTCTCCTGCTTTTTGGTGGGTCTTTGCTTTTGTATGCAAGGTGGAGGATCATGGGTACAGGGCCGCCAGCCTTTACCGAGGTAGACAATCCAGCCTCCtttgctgaaaatgtttttcttagG ATTGTGAACTATAATTACTACTACTCCTTGAATGCATGGCTGCTGCTGTGTCCCTGGTGGCTGTGTTTTGATTGGTCAATGGGCTGTGTACCTCTTATTAAATCAGCCAGTGACTGGAGAATTgtctggctgctgctgctgtgggcCTGCTTGATTGGCTTGATAAGGCAAGCTCTGTGCTCCCCAGACAGCAGTAAAAGAAG GACTCTGACGTTTGGTCTTGTGCTGCTGGTCATCCCCTTCATTCCAGCCAGTAACCTGTTCTTTCGAGTGGGCTTTGTAATAGCCGAGCGGGTGCTGTACCTCTCCACAGCAGGTTTCTGCCTCATCCTGGCCTATGCTGTGGCCtactgctgttgctgctggagGAGACACAAG AAGCTGCTGCAGGCGGCCATGTTGGCCCTGTTGGGCATGAACGTGGTCCGCTGCGCCCTGCGCAGTCAGCAGTGGAGGACTGAGCAGAGCCTGTTTACCAGCGCCTTGTCTGTCTGCCCACTCAATGCCAAG GTTCATTATAATGTTGGCAAAAACCTTGCTGACCGAGGCAACCAGAGTGCTGCAATCAGGTACTACAGAGAGGCTGTGAG gTTGCATCCAAAATATGTCCATGCCATGAATAATCTGGGCAACATTTTAAAAGAGAGGAATGAGCTGCAGGAGGCAGAGGAATTACTCTCTACAGCTGTTTATATCCA GCCTGATTTTGCTGCTGCTTGGATGAATCTGGGTATTGTGCAAAACAGCCTGAAAAAGTTTGAAGAGGCAGAGCAAAGCTACTGGAATGCTATTAAATTCAGGAAGAAGTATCCAGATTGCTACTACAATTTGGGTCGACTG TATGCAGATCTGAATCGTCATGTAGATGCTCTGAATGCTTGGAGGAATGCCACCATGTTGAAGCCTGATCACAGCCTGGCATGGAATAACATGGTTATACTGTTGGACAACACTG GCAACCTGGCTCAAGCAGAGTTAATAGGAAAAGAGGCTTTGAAGATATTACCTAAAGACCACACAATTATGTTCTCCTTGGCCAATGTGCTGGGAAAGCAGCAGAAATACAAG GAGTCGGAAGGTTTTTTTCTAAATGCACTGAAGATCAACCCCAATGCTGCCAGTTGCCATGGCAATCTTG CTGTGCTGTACCATCGCTGGGGGAAGCTGGACTTTGCTAAGAAGCATTATGAACTCTCTTTAAAACTGGACCCCAGCGCTCCAGGGACCAATGAAAACTACAACATGCTGAAACGCAAGCTTGAGCAGCGGCAAAAAACAGCTGGTTAA
- the tmtc4 gene encoding protein O-mannosyl-transferase TMTC4 isoform X4: protein MVHSEPYWDHHVPLPKLGSVHSRLFVALVALVCFINSYDGDFVFDDSEAIINNKDLNPATPLNNIWKNDFWGSNLSSNSSHKSYRPLTVLTFRLNYLLAGGLHPVGFHMLNIGLHCIISALMIDVFAILIGGLACDEKATRLAHVPKASLLAALFFAVHPVHTESVAGIVGRADLLCALFFQLSFLSYCRAFQGGDKSDSFSVSWIVISLLLCAVAMLCKEQGITVLGVNAAFDILMICNLNIYELTHRLLVRRKAVGDGEWIRKGLLVRLALLLFGGSLLLYARWRIMGTGPPAFTEVDNPASFAENVFLRIVNYNYYYSLNAWLLLCPWWLCFDWSMGCVPLIKSASDWRIVWLLLLWACLIGLIRQALCSPDSSKRRTLTFGLVLLVIPFIPASNLFFRVGFVIAERVLYLSTAGFCLILAYAVAYCCCCWRRHKKLLQAAMLALLGMNVVRCALRSQQWRTEQSLFTSALSVCPLNAKVHYNVGKNLADRGNQSAAIRYYREAVRLHPKYVHAMNNLGNILKERNELQEAEELLSTAVYIQPDFAAAWMNLGIVQNSLKKFEEAEQSYWNAIKFRKKYPDCYYNLGRLYADLNRHVDALNAWRNATMLKPDHSLAWNNMVILLDNTASLPLPCGECPRFPDRNSLSRHFSQPASSCPKTARSKLPKNWK from the exons ATGGTACATTCTGAACCTTACTGGGACCACCACGTCCCCTTGCCAAAGCTTGGATCAGTTCATTCACGCCTGTTTGTGGCCTTGGTTGCCCTAGTCTGTTTCATAAACAGCTATGATGGGGACTTTGTCTTTGATGATTCAGAAGCTATTATCAATAACAAG GATCTAAACCCAGCTACCCCTCTAAATAACATCTGGAAAAATGACTTCTGGGGAAGCAACTTGAGCAGCAACTCCAGCCACAAATCCTACAGGCCGCTGACTGTTCTCACCTTTAG GCTAAACTACCTCTTGGCTGGTGGATTGCACCCAGTGGGCTTCCACATGCTGAACATTGGCCTCCACTGTATTATCTCTGCGTTAATGATTGATGTCTTTGCAATATTAATTGGTGGCCTGGCCTGTGACGAGAAAGCTACGAGACTTGCCCACGTTCCGAAGGCTTCCCTCCTAGCCGCGCTCTTCTTCGCTGTGCACCCAGTTCATACAGAAAGC GTGGCTGGAATTGTGGGCAGAGCAGACCTCTTGTGTGCCCTCTTTTTCCAGTTGTCTTTCCTTTCATATTGCAGAGCATTTCAAG GTGGTGATAAGAGTGACAGTTTCTCAGTGTCATGGATAGTGATCAGCCTTCTGCTGTGTGCTGTAGCCATGCTGTGTAAGGAGCAAGGCATCACAGTTTTG GGAGTGAACGCTGCATTTGATATCCTCATGATCTGCAATCTGAATATCTATGAGTTGACACACAGGCTGCTAGTCAGGAGAAAGGCTGTAGGT GATGGCGAATGGATCAGGAAAGGGCTTCTTGTACGGTTGGCTCTCCTGCTTTTTGGTGGGTCTTTGCTTTTGTATGCAAGGTGGAGGATCATGGGTACAGGGCCGCCAGCCTTTACCGAGGTAGACAATCCAGCCTCCtttgctgaaaatgtttttcttagG ATTGTGAACTATAATTACTACTACTCCTTGAATGCATGGCTGCTGCTGTGTCCCTGGTGGCTGTGTTTTGATTGGTCAATGGGCTGTGTACCTCTTATTAAATCAGCCAGTGACTGGAGAATTgtctggctgctgctgctgtgggcCTGCTTGATTGGCTTGATAAGGCAAGCTCTGTGCTCCCCAGACAGCAGTAAAAGAAG GACTCTGACGTTTGGTCTTGTGCTGCTGGTCATCCCCTTCATTCCAGCCAGTAACCTGTTCTTTCGAGTGGGCTTTGTAATAGCCGAGCGGGTGCTGTACCTCTCCACAGCAGGTTTCTGCCTCATCCTGGCCTATGCTGTGGCCtactgctgttgctgctggagGAGACACAAG AAGCTGCTGCAGGCGGCCATGTTGGCCCTGTTGGGCATGAACGTGGTCCGCTGCGCCCTGCGCAGTCAGCAGTGGAGGACTGAGCAGAGCCTGTTTACCAGCGCCTTGTCTGTCTGCCCACTCAATGCCAAG GTTCATTATAATGTTGGCAAAAACCTTGCTGACCGAGGCAACCAGAGTGCTGCAATCAGGTACTACAGAGAGGCTGTGAG gTTGCATCCAAAATATGTCCATGCCATGAATAATCTGGGCAACATTTTAAAAGAGAGGAATGAGCTGCAGGAGGCAGAGGAATTACTCTCTACAGCTGTTTATATCCA GCCTGATTTTGCTGCTGCTTGGATGAATCTGGGTATTGTGCAAAACAGCCTGAAAAAGTTTGAAGAGGCAGAGCAAAGCTACTGGAATGCTATTAAATTCAGGAAGAAGTATCCAGATTGCTACTACAATTTGGGTCGACTG TATGCAGATCTGAATCGTCATGTAGATGCTCTGAATGCTTGGAGGAATGCCACCATGTTGAAGCCTGATCACAGCCTGGCATGGAATAACATGGTTATACTGTTGGACAACACTG CCAGTCTTCCCCTGCCGTGTGGAGAATGCCCCCGATTCCCAGACAGAAACTCTTTAAGCAGACACTTCTCCCAGCCAG CCTCATCTTGTCCCAAGACTGCTCGAAGTAAATTACCAAAAAATTGGAAATGA